Proteins encoded in a region of the Fusarium falciforme chromosome 6, complete sequence genome:
- a CDS encoding Oxidoreductase, giving the protein MSTNLKTVVVLGGSYVGLATTKALASVLPATHRILLVEPHSHFHHLFAFPRFAVLPSHEHKAFIPYSNIFAGSKNPGSHAVVKARATAVLANQLFLDREWQNSREIPFDYLVIATGTKRPAPFDMPSDDKPNAINYLQAYQKRVAKAQSILIVGGGASGVQIAADIKELYPEKDVILAHSRQQLMPGFHQDLDALIKKRFKELGVSLILGCRVATTSTNTGTSGNSPMLRTEHGKTLVPDLVIPAVGQVPNTEFLDGLTVEPGTLINPANGFLRVKPTLQLDAAQYANIYAVGDVADTGARKAARPGVAQAECVAKNIVSAIDGNEPNDKITVTPPGIHLTLGLKQSVIFRNPNPSEGRLEPVITMKDDGLDDMGIDRVWIRRGIEVKDPEEYFL; this is encoded by the exons ATGTCTACCAATTTGAAAACAGTTGTTGTCCTAGGTGGCTCTTACGTAGGATTA GCTACCACGAAAGCTCTTGCTAGCGTTTTGCCAGCTACACATCGG ATCCTCCTCGTGGAGCCACATAGCCATTTCCATCATTTATTTGCATTT ccacGTTTTGCTGTTTTACCATCACATGAGCACAAGGCTTTCATTCCTTATTCCAACATCTTTGCAGGCTCCAAAAACCCCGGATCCCATGCTGTTGTCAAGGCACGAGCTACGGCCGTCTTGGCAAATCAATTGTTTCTTGATCGGGAGTGGCAGAATTCCAGAGAGATCCCATTCGACTACCTAGTGATTGCTACTGGAACCAAACGACCAGCTCCTTTCGATATGCCGAGCGACGACAAGCCAAATGCAATTAACTACCTGCAGGCCTATCAGAAGCGTGTTGCAAAAGCTCAATCAATCCTCATTGTGGGAGGAGGCGCTAGTGGCGTGCAAATAGCCGCAGATATCAAGGAATTATATCCGGAAAAGGATGTTATCTTGGCGCATTCTCGACAACAACTGATGCCAGGTTTCCACCAAGATTTAGACgcacttattaaaaaaagattcaAGGAGCTCGGAGTCAG CCTCATACTCGGCTGTCGGGTTGCCACAACTTCGACTAACACAGGAACCAGCGGAAATTCCCCTATGTTAAGGACTGAGCACGGCAAAACCTTGGTTCCAGACCTTGTAATCCCCGCCGTTGGGCAAGTGCCGAATACAGAATTTCTCGACGGACTGACCGTGGAACCTGGGACTCTTATTAATCCCGCCAACGGTTTCCTCCGAGTAAAGCCCACGCTTCAACTTGACGCTGCTCAATATGCGAATATCTACGCTGTGGGAGACGTAGCAGATACTGGTGCTCGAAAGGCAGCCAGACCAGGCGTGGCTCAAGCCGAATGTGTCGCCAAAAACATTGTTTCAGCCATCGATGGTAACGAGCCTAATGACAAGATAACGGTCACACCTCCTGGTATTCATCTGACATTGGGTTTG AAACAAAGTGTCATCTTTCGTAACCCAAACCCTTCAGAGGGTCGCCTGGAACCGGTTATCACCATGAAAGATGA TGGCCTTGATGATATGGGTATTGATAGAGTCTGGATCAGGCGAGGAATTGAGGTCAAAGACCCCGAAGAATATTTCCTATAG
- a CDS encoding PepX-C domain-containing protein: MPTVQPLQVANLQVSEPTIGHNGYMGFKPRTEVLPKGWNGFNSRVLSEDIIVHHDFGIKVRDGCTLYCDIFRPANSSEKVPAIVCWSPFGKKHNGIGMMKRLPWNCGIAPGDLSGLERFEGPDPAEYCPRGFAIVNVDARGAGDSDGSIVIMGTQEGEDGHDVIEGLAVQDWCNGNIGLAGNSHLGIVQWFIAATRPPSLKAIAPWEACGDLYREQFVRGGAWDNGLFDLITRQVIRGRHGLEDFREMYRRCQTMNPYWEDKRANIKNINIPTYVVASYSTFVHTMGSVRGWLDVQTSEKWLRWDPYQEWYDLWCVDESKEELAKFFGYYLKDQKDNGWDKTPKVRMSSLRFGNQEPIYPIEEEDFPIPRTQYKEFFFSKDNILQSEAPGTESFVTYDSEIGDPIDCVRFRHTFSCKTRLMGLPKAVVYMSCDDLDDMIVYVLIRKLDRQGKELLNLNIPWKAAPYDKMDDIPVKELSNLLLYFGPLGVLRASHREVDSTRSIHPQYPFHTHSNVQKIPPGQVVELEIGLWAMGIDFEEGESLSVQISGQYPLIAEYKEAKAAPIEERNKGTHKVHIGGAYPSRIILPFV, translated from the coding sequence ATGCCAACCGTTCAACCATTGCAAGTTGCAAATTTGCAAGTCTCTGAGCCCACGATAGGCCACAATGGATACATGGGCTTTAAACCCCGAACAGAGGTGTTACCTAAAGGATGGAACGGCTTCAATTCCAGAGTTCTTTCGGAAGATATAATTGTCCATCACGATTTTGGCATCAAAGTTCGAGATGGTTGTACCTTGTACTGCGATATCTTCCGGCCAGCCAATTCATCAGAGAAGGTTCCGGCAATCGTCTGCTGGAGCCCTTTTGGAAAGAAACACAACGGTATCGGCATGATGAAAAGACTTCCATGGAATTGTGGTATCGCTCCCGGTGACTTGAGCGGTCTTGAAAGATTCGAGGGACCTGATCCCGCCGAATATTGTCCTCGCGGGTTTGCCATTGTCAATGTCGATGCACGTGGAGCAGGCGACTCTGATGGaagcatcgtcatcatgggTACTCAAGAGGGCGAGGATGGACACGATGTGATAGAGGGCCTTGCAGTTCAAGACTGGTGTAACGGCAATATTGGTCTGGCTGGCAATTCTCATCTTGGCATTGTCCAATGGTTCATTGCTGCCACTCGTCCACCTTCACTGAAAGCTATTGCCCCATGGGAAGCTTGCGGGGACCTCTATCGCGAACAATTTGTCCGTGGCGGGGCCTGGGATAATGGCTTGTTCGACCTTATTACGCGCCAAGTCATACGGGGCCGCCATGGTCTTGAAGACTTCCGCGAAATGTATCGACGGTGCCAAACCATGAATCCATATTGGGAGGATAAGCGAGCCAACATCAAGAACATCAACATTCCTACATATGTTGTGGCCTCTTACTCGACCTTCGTCCATACCATGGGGTCAGTGCGAGGTTGGCTCGATGTCCAGACTAGTGAGAAGTGGCTCCGTTGGGACCCATATCAGGAATGGTATGATCTCTGGTGTGTGGACGAGTCTAAGGAAGAACTGGCCAAGTTTTTCGGATACTATCTCAAAGATCAGAAAGATAATGGGTGGGATAAGACCCCTAAGGTTCGCATGAGCAGCCTTCGCTTCGGTAACCAGGAACCCATCTACCCgattgaagaagaagattttCCTATCCCCAGAACCCAGTACAAGGAGTTCTTTTTTTCCAAGGATAATATTCTTCAATCGGAAGCGCCCGGAACAGAAAGCTTTGTTACATACGACAGCGAGATTGGCGACCCGATAGACTGCGTTCGCTTTCGACATACCTTCAGCTGCAAGACTCGTCTGATGGGCCTGCCCAAAGCAGTTGTTTATATGTCCTGTGATGATCTCGACGATATGATTGTCTACGTTTTGATTCGCAAGCTGGATCGCCAAGGAAAGGAGCTACTAAACCTGAACATTCCTTGGAAAGCCGCGCCATACGATAAGATGGACGACATCCCAGTCAAAGAGCTGAGCAACCTGCTTCTGTACTTTGGCCCTCTAGGTGTACTGAGAGCCAGTCATCGTGAAGTGGATTCAACTCGATCTATTCACCCTCAGTATCCATTCCACACGCATTCCAATGTCCAGAAGATTCCTCCTGGCCAGGTTGTCGAACTTGAGATCGGACTTTGGGCCATGGGAATTGACTTTGAAGAAGGCGAAAGTCTTTCTGTTCAGATCTCTGGACAGTATCCTCTCATAGCAGAATACAAGGAGGCAAAGGCAGCACCGATCGAAGAGCGAAACAAAGGAACTCATAAAGTTCATATTGGAGGCGCTTACCCTAGTCGAATTATTTTGCCATTTGTTTAG
- a CDS encoding PepX-C domain-containing protein has product MPNDIRDLREVTVDDENGLIFEKNVSIPLKISELPIRCNVYRPIDSDKGQKYPVLVTYGPYGKDIWYGDFHAKSYSDVPDEHRSKYAAWETPEPTFWTKNGYAVVRADERGLGQSPGLLDTMSRGTSECFFDVVEWAASQPWSSGKVGLLGISYYAGSQWRVAARRPKGLAAIVPWEGMSDYYRDRCRHGGIFSNEFIRFWWNRQVITNQYGRPGRASDKWGEDTIEGDLSQDELSIANCQDQNIDNERNRFRNDDYYASKEYNLEDIEVPVLSVANWGGILLHLRGNVQGYLWAGSKHKFLRFIVGRHDLPFYYPEEVAVQRSFLDAFLKGQDDQGWTTGQVPPVSLRLRKGDVGFNNPKGEKTFPIRDENEWPIKRTQYTKYYLDSDLGLAPSFSDTNKDAVVSYKALGSLKDPQLVQFTTTAFETEIEITGHIVAHLNISVEMAEAVQDPDIDVFVTVRHLSPEGKEVFYTGSSGDNVPVCKGWLRVSLRKVNEDHPKNRPWLPLREYLSSDVQPVTNKEIYPVDIELWPTNVVVEKGGKLIFEISSGDTQGCGLFQHTNAVDRSASVFAGTNFIHFGDQYENYITLPVIPPRH; this is encoded by the exons ATGCCTAATGATATTCGAGATCTTCGGGAGGTCACAGTCGACGACGAGAATGGACTTATCTTCGAGAAGAATGTCAGCATACCTCTGAAAATCTCAGAGCTTCCCATTCGTTGCAACGTATATCGTCCAATCGACTCGGACAAGGGCCAGAAGTACCCTGTCCTTGTAACTTATGGTCCTTACGGAAAGGATATCTGGTACGGAGA TTTCCATGCCAAGTCCTATAGTGATGTTCCTGATGAACATCGGTCAAAATACGCTGCATGGGAGACTCCTGAGCCTACTTTCTGGACCAAGAATGGCTACGCAGTCGTTCGTGCCGATGAGCGAGGACTCGGGCAATCGCCTGGTCTACTTGACACCATGTCTAGAGGAACGAGCGAGTGCTTCTTTGACGTGGTTGAGTGGGCAGCATCTCAACCTTGGTCATCAGGAAAGGTTGGCTTGTTGGGAATTAGTTATTATGCCG GAAGCCAATGGCGGGTTGCGGCCCGTCGACCCAAGGGCTTAGCCGCTATTGTTCCATGGGAAGGCATGTCTGATTACTATCGTGACCGCTGTCGACATGGTGGTATCTTCTCCAACGAGTTCATTCGGTTTTGGTGGAATCGTCAGGTTATCACAAATCAATACGGCCGCCCTGGTCGAGCCAGCGATAAATGGGGTGAGGATACCATTGAAGGAGATCTTTCACAAGATGAACT CAGCATTGCCAACTGCCAAGATCAGAACATCGATAATGAACGCAACCGCTTTCGCAATGATGATTACTACGCTTCGAAGGAGTACAACTTGGAAGATATCGAAGTTCCTGTTCTATCAGTCGCGAACTGGGGAGGTATTCTCCTGCACTTGAGAGGAAACGTGCAAGGCTACCTTTGGGCTGGCTCCAAGCACAAGTTTTTACGCTTCATCGTTGGTCGCCATGATCTCCCGTTTTATTATCCCGAGGAGGTAGCCGTTCAAAGAAGTTTCCTTGACGCTTTCTTGAAGGGTCAGGATGATCAAGGCTGGACTACCGGACAGGTTCCGCCAGTGAGTCTACGTTTGCGTAAAGGCGACGTTGGCTTCAACAACCCCAAAGGAGAGAAGACATTTCCTATTCGTGATGAGAACGAGTGGCCCATCAAACGAACTCAGTACACCAAATACTATCTGGATAGCGATCTTGGTTTGGCGCCATCCTTCTCCGACACAAATAAAGATGCAGTGGTTTCGTACAAAGCTCTCGGCTCATTGAAAGACCCGCAGCTAGTACAATTCACCACAACGGCGTTCGAAACTGAAATCGAAATCACCGGCCATATAGTTGCCCACCTGAATATTTCGGTCGAGATGGCTGAAGCAGTTCAGGATCCCGATATTGATGTTTTTGTTACAGTCCGACATTTATCTCCTGAGGGCAAAGAGGTTTTCTACACAGGCTCATCTGGAGATAATGTTCCTGTTTGCAAGGGATGGCTTCGTGTAAGCCTGCGCAAAGTTAACGAAGATCACCCCAAGAACCGACCATGGCTACCTTTGCGGGAGTATCTTTCAAGCGATGTGCAACCTGTTACTAACAAGGAGATTTATCCGGTGGACATCGAGCTCTGGCCAACCAATGTCGTGGTTGAAAAGGGAGGCAAGTTGATCTTCGAGATCAGCTCTGGTGACACGCAGGGCTGCGGACTTTTCCAACATACAAATGCGGTGGACCG GTCGGCATCTGTTTTTGCAGGCACCAACTTTATACACTTTGGGGATCAATATGAAAACTACATTACTCTCCCAGTCATTCCTCCACGGCATTAG
- a CDS encoding Flavin-Reduct domain-containing protein, with translation MVEPIKRNPHPDFQQVEASRPDWDPSKSFRYTKTADPNWKAGDGSNGLDPNMNMVPHVAIDPYEADRPAAFNYKILTSSIVPRPIAFISTCSADGTSTNLAPFSYFNMINHDPPLFIVGFVGSIEHAKDTLRNIVESGECVINIISEGFAEAANATSASAPYGVSEWDLSGLTPVHDCETVRPARVGEAVVSIEAKLDMFKEYSSRNTSGKKTGTMVVLEGTRFWIRQDALNPEKSLVDPAILRPISRLGGITYGRVAEAFEALRPTI, from the exons ATGGTAGAACCGATCAAACGCAACCCCCACCCGGATTTCCAACAAGTCGAGGCTTCTCGGCCGGATTGGGACCCATCTAAAAGTTTCCGATACACCAAGACGGCAGACCCGAACTGGAAAGCAGGAGACGGCTCTAACGGCTTGGACCCTAACATGAATATGGTGCCTCATGTGGCTATCGACCCTTACGAAGCTGACCGGCCAGCTGCTTTCAATTACAAGATACTCACCTCGTCTATAGTGCCTCGGCCTATCGCATTCATCAGCACATGCAGCGCCGATGGTACGTCGACTAATCTTGCACCGTTCAGCTATTTTAACATGATCAACCACGATCCGCCGTTGTTCATCGTGGGATTCGTGGGCAGCATCGAGCATGCCAAAGACACACTACGAAACATTGTGGAGTCCGGTGAATGTGTCATCAATATTATTTCCGAGGGGTTTGCCGAAGCCGCCAATGCAACAAGTGCCAGTGCCCCATATGGCGTTTCGGAATGGGATCTGAGTGGGCTGACGCCGGTCCATGACTGTGAAACGGTCCGTCCAGCACGGGTCGGGGAAGCAGTCGTGAGCATTGAGGCCAAGTTGGATATGTTCAAGGAATACAGCAGCCGGAATACTTCAGGGAAAAAGACAGGGACAATGGTGGTGCTAGAGGGGACACGATTTTGGATACGACAGGACGCCCTAAATCCCGAAAAGAGTCTTGTTGACCCGGCG ATTCTCCGACCGATCAGCCGGCTAGGCGGCATCACCTACGGACGTGTCGCAGAAGCTTTCGAGGCTTTGAGGCCGACGATATAG